The Macadamia integrifolia cultivar HAES 741 unplaced genomic scaffold, SCU_Mint_v3 scaffold3054, whole genome shotgun sequence genome includes a window with the following:
- the LOC122067672 gene encoding polyadenylate-binding protein 8-like has translation MQLVACISLNFLENSLSKFLFLSFFRLPCKFGFLAFWIWNFAIYETSYAALGSRHCSLTSEWFCCLPAFVQPGFGYQQQLVPGMRPGGAPMANFFVPMVQQGQQGQRPGGRRAGAGPVQQNQQPVPPMQQQMLPRGGRMYRYPPGRNMPDMPMPGVPGGMLSMPYDMGGMPLRDAAIPQPIPISALASALANATPEQQRTMLGESLYPLVDQLEHEMAAKVTGMLLEMDQTEVLHLLESPDALKAKVAEAMEVLRNVQQQASSPTDQLASLSLGDNLVP, from the exons ATGCAATTAGTTGCTTGCATTTCCCTGAATTTTCTGGAGAACAGTCTGtctaaatttctgtttctttcattctttaGATTGCCATGCAAATTTGGCTTCCTTGCCTTTTGGATCTGGAATTTTGCCATTTATGAAACAAGTTATGCAGCATTGGGTTCTCGACATTGTTCATTAACTTCTGAATGGTTTTGCTGTTTACCTGCTTTTGTTCAGCCTGGTTTTGGATACCAGCAGCAACTTGTTCCTGGGATGAGGCCTGGTGGTGCTCCCATGGCAAATTTCTTTGTTCCAATGGTTCAGCAAGGTCAGCAGGGTCAACGGCCAGGGGGTAGACGTGCAGGGGCAGGACCAGTGCAACAAAACCAACAGCCAGTGCCTCCAATGCAACAGCAG ATGCTTCCAAGGGGAGGACGCATGTATCGGTACCCACCAGGACGTAACATGCCTGACATGCCCATGCCTGGGGTTCCTGGTGGCATGCTTTCTATGCCATATGACATGGGCGGCATGCCATTGAGAGATGCTGCAATACCACAGCCTATTCCTATTAGTGCTTTGGCTTCTGCCCTGGCAAATGCAACACCTGAACAACAGAGGACG ATGCTGGGGGAAAGTCTGTACCCGCTAGTTGATCAGCTTGAGCATGAAATGGCGGCTAAAGTGACAGGAATGCTGCTGGAGATGGACCAGACAGAGGTCTTGCATTTGCTCGAGTCACCAGACGCTTTGAAAGCGAAGGTTGCGGAGGCCATGGAGGTTCTGAGGAATGTTCAGCAGCAGGCAAGCAGTCCAACTGACCAACTGGCCTCATTGTCGCTTGGTGACAACCTTGTTCCTTGA